The region AGACTAGCTTAATATCTTTTAATATGAAGCGAAAGGATCTTCTATTTGTATGTGGACTAATCTGCAGCATCTAGTTTCCCATGGACAGAAGTGCTTAGCCTGGAAGTGGTTGTTTCATGTGTTTTtgttcatccttttcttttggaaaggAGAGTGGCACACTACCAGTCTAGCAATAACTTAGTCAACTGAGAGATGAATGAGATCCTTGAATCTGGGGCAAAGAATTCACTTATTTTATTGGGTACAGACATTGTGGCTATCAAAGAAACTCCTGCTGAAATGTGGACACTGAGATGAACTGTGGTAGTAACAAATTATTTGTATTCTGGTCAAAGGTAGCACCTATTGAAGTTGAGGAAAATTTAACTGTGATGGTTACCATGTCAGTAAGACCTTGGAGTGCAGTGCAATTAGATTCGATTCAAAGTAAGGCAGGACCACAAGAAAAGCCTGACAAAACCTGGGTAGTAAACAGCTTTTGAACCAAATTTACCAGAACCTTCAAAGTCTCCTGAAATTCCAAAACTATGATTCTAGAAACTTTACTAGATATCCTTTTGAGTTTCTGAACCAGCTTTTTTCTGCAACATTGAGACCCATGATTGACAATATCTGTTAATTCTTGGAGCTAGAGCCTGTAAAATAAATGCTGTTAACAAGCTTTCCTTTTGCGGTGCCGACATTTCTTCAGAACTTTGAACATCAATTATTCTTGATTTAGAATTGCTCTAAAACTGGCATGATGCATTTCAATGACTGATGTTGACCACTTTAATTGCTTATACACATGTTTCAACTAATATCTTCTCTGCAACCCACTGTTTTTAGCATATTTAATGTTGTTTTCAGATCTCCCCCCGGACAAGGAGCCTTTGGACTGGAACACGAGGATGAAGATTGCAGCTGGTGCAGCTAAGGGATTGGAATACTTGCATGATAAAGCAAACCCTCCTGTCATATACCGTGACTTAAAATCATCCAACATCCTTCTTGATGAGGGTTTCCACCCCAAGTTGTCAGATTTTGGACTAGCAAAGCTAGGTCCTGTTGGTGACAAGACTCATGTCTCAACACGTGTGATGGGGACATATGGTTATTGTGCACCAGAATATGCCATGACTGGCCAGCTTACTCTAAAGTCTGATGTCTATAGTTTTGGGGTTGTCTTTCTTGAACTTATCACAGGGCGCAAGGCAATTGATAATACCCGGGCTCCTGGAGAACATAATCTTGTTGCATGGGTAAGTGTTTCTTCCCTTCATATTAATGCATCATGGAATTTTatgtcctttttattttgtattattgaATCAACATGAAAAGAAATTTCTGCTCTCATATTGTTTCTTGGGACCTGGGGCTTTTAGGCACGACCTCTTTTCAAAGATCGTAGGAAATTCCCAAAAATGGCTGACCCACTGCTACAGGGTCGTTATCCAATGCGAGGATTGTATCAAGCTCTTGCAGTTGCAGCTATGTGTTTACAAGAGCAAGCTGCTACAAGGCCTCTAATAGGCGATGTTGTGACTGCTCTCACATATTTAGCTTCCCAAACATATGACCCAAATGCCGCCAGTCAAAGTAACAGAGTTGGGCCATCTACTCCTAGGAACAGAGATGAGCGGAGGGGAATGGCAGATGGGCTGGATAGCCCAGATGAGCATGGACTTGGTGGGCGACGTGACTCCCCTTCCACATATAAAAATTCACCTGATTATAGAAAACGGGATCGTGTTAAGGAATTCAGCACTGGTGCAGAGTTAGGAAGGAGTGAAGCCGGCAGTGGATCTGGCAGAAAATGGGGTTTGGATGATTCAGAGCGACAGGATTCTCAGAAAGATAGTCTTGTGAGTACCAGCAGAGCAAGGGAAACTCCAAGAAATCGTGATTTAGATAGAGAACGAGCAGTTGCAGCAGCAAAAGTATGGGGTGAAAATTGGAGAGAGAAAAAGCGGGCGAATGCAATGGGTAGTTTTGATGGTACAAATGAGTGATCCCACAAGTGCAATTGTTATTTGGTTTTGGTCTTTTAGGCAACATGTGTTGTATGCTTCTGAGGGTCATCATGAAAAAAGAGAAGTTGCACATACATCATCCTTCATTGTCTTGGTTTCAATTTCCCATCAGGGAATAAGACTTCATGTATCAACTTTGACTGTTGTTTGTCCTGTATCATTCTTGTAGTTGAGTATGGAAATGAATTCTTCAATTATATGGTTGAAGGAGAGAGAGACAGTTAAAGAAGAGTTCAGGGGAAAGGGTAGTGTTTGATTCCATGTGATTTACGGGTAGCCCCCCTTGCAGAATGATGTGGACAACATGTTAATCTATGTATTTAGGCTTTTCTGAAGTTCATATATTACAGGGAAATCTGGGAAGATTAGCTAATTTTTTTCCCCATGTATTTGTGTTTTACGTGGGGTGGTTTAGTGGGTTTGGTGTGGATGTCTCATTGGCATCACAGCTTGTACTCGATAGTCTTGTGTATGGATTTCTTTGAGTCGAGTCATGTCTCGGCTTATACAGAAAGTTTTCATGATATTGTCCTCATGTATAATCACATCAACTCTGTAACAATGACCCTGCCCTCTCCTCTCTCTCGCTCTGCTTCTACTTGCATGTTGACAGATTGAATTGTAGGATGTTTCAGGCGCGAGAATGATttacaaatgtttttattttttccgaAGCCAATCCTTCGTGTGAGTCACTTGCGCGCATCCTATAGATGAATTGTGGAGATGGTCATTTCCTTAACCTCATGAGGATGTATTGTTTATTCTAACCTCATCTAAAAGCGCAGCTGGCTACACTGTGTGTGTCTCAGTGTGTGCGTGTATCTTTCTATCCTGAGGAAGAACCAAAACTCGAAAGAGAATTTTCAGAACAGGTTTTAATTGGGGAGTGGCAATCCTGGCCAATTGAAGTTGTTCTCTGTAATGAAGCTTCTTGTTCCTGTCCTGTTTTAAAACCGTTTTTCAACTTAGAAATCTAGTCTTCCAAGCCGAAATGGAGATATTGGAAACCAAGTTCGATAGAGACTTTTAAAGGGAGTCGCCTCCATTACGGAAGACTAATTCCTGCATGTATAAGGATTAAAAGGTTGCTATCTTTCTTTATAAAACAAAAGCCTCAACAAAGCGAGCTTTCTTCTCCATTCTTTTGTTACCATGGTAGGCATTCCCAGAACCTCTAGTGTTATTAAAGCATATACAGTTTGAGCTGGACGGTTGATGAGGTTTGTTGAAAACCCACGAAGATCGTGGTCTTCTTAAGGTTGGAGGATagattatgttttaatttttaaattttttaaaaaacatttaaaatagaATGTTGGGCTAGATAACATGAACATTTACAAAATAGATTCTCTATTAATGAATGAAGAACATACAGTtagttttttcttagttttagaATAAGattgtgttatatatattacaaaGCTTAAGGAAGAACATACagttagttttttcttaatgaaaGAGAACGTTGTAAAGGGATGTTTATCTTGGAGCTCAAGGCTATTTATATAGCCTTAAGCCCATGCGGATGTGTTCATGCAAGGTTAGAGTTGTCAAGTGCCGTCAATAATTTTAGAAGAATTGGAGACGAAGGTCCAAAGTGACAGTAGATCACCACAAAAGCTGTCTAATTTATGGGTTTTGTGAGTTGACGAGGATACAAGATCAAATAACATGTTATAATTTAATGTGTGTATATTTTGTTCTCATAGTCAGTTGTGATTTAACAAAAAGACAATACATCTGAGAGTGGCAATTGGTTTTGAAACTTATTCACTTGCTTCGTGGTTAAACTTGCACTCATCAACATGTCTTTTGTCTAAGGTTGTTGTTTTGTTAGACTTTATGGGCATTCTAAATCTAATTTGATTGTTGGTGCTGTGGACTTGTTGAGCAATCAAGGCTTTTAAACGCTCAAATCAATTATCCTAGTTTCAATTAAGCATTAGGTCACATGATATATTTGGTCTAAATATATACAACTTTTATTTGGATCTTGGGTACCCAAGCAAGCTTTATGACCTTTCATGGCTTTGGACTTGTGTCACCAAGCCTTATCTCGAATTATAGGACATGGACTGTAATACTCTACgcttttatatatgtttatagTTACTGTCCTACAATTTGGtactaaaagaaatatattggtaattttttttatacagttCTTATAAAATAATCTATCGAAATTTTCACCAAAATTTTGGCAAAGTTTCCCCTATACCGAGAGGTCTCAAGTTATCGATGtataacctgtttacacttcaaAATCTCATATCTCGTAACCCACTCACAAGTCACGACCCAATCATCTTGGGTCTTcatcccacaaacatcatcatcatcacaactacaatatttatatcatacattgaacaacaaatatcattGTCCGCatcataaacaaatataattacttAATCATGAAGTGGAAATATATCAGTAACCAAAAGGAGGAAGACttgatatttaataataaatatgatatttacTGCTACTTATATTATAATCCTTTGAACAAGAGTCTAAGTTATACTAATTACAAACAATAACATTATGCAATACTGCAAAAGtttacattataattatatGCCAAAAGAGGAAGTCTATACATGCACAAAAGTCTTCCTAACATTTACAGGTCACACGGACGGAGAAACAAGCCTACCGGATATGTGAAGTTCCTGCAGTTAATgagaaaataatacaataaaatctattatattaaaatagacatgaatatttcaataaaaatattatttctataataataaatttagtgtaattcatcaatctctctttttattttatttttgttagatttCCATGATTCGTTAGGCAACATAGGTGCTTTAATACTTCCATCTTTCAATATGGCGTTCCATTCTTAGACACCTATCTCTTATTAAGATTCCTTAGTAACCTTTAGCaaccaaattaaatttcataattccGGCATTTCATCTTCGAAAGCCAATTTCATTTATGATTCAATAATCATTTCCAGCAATTTAACCGATTGCTATACATCCGACATTCCATTCTCGGAAgccaatttaatttatgattcaaTTATCATTTCCATCAATTTAATCGATTGCTATCCATCCGGCGTTCCATTCTTGAAAGCCAATTTCATTTCATGATTTAATAATCACCTCTAGCAATTTAACCGATTGCTATACATCCGTCGTTCCATTCTCGGAAGCCAATTTCATTTATGATTCAATTATCATTTCCATCAATTTAATCAATTGCTATCCATCCGACGTTCCATTCTCAAAAGCCAATTTCATTTCATGATTTAATAATCACCTCTAGCAATTTAATTGATTGATATACATCCAGTGTTCCATTTTCGGAAGCCAATTTCATTTCGTGATTTTAACAATCACCATCAACGACTTTATTGTTGCTATAAATCTGACATTCCATTCTTGGAAGCCAGTCTCATTATATGATTCAAAAATCACTTCattctaatattaaatccatatcAAAAGTTTCATCCTTATGACAATTAATACAACAActcaaataaattcattatcGGATTTACATGGCTTAAAAAGAGACATCTAAGGAATAATGTCACCCACCTGGAGTATGATGTTATGTTCCGGTGTGGGTACGCTGGACTGCCTCGGGGCCCTCTCCTGCACCATAACGAGATTAAAGTTTGTTAATTAGAAACTCTGGATCGGACCACAAATCTTAATTGACTTATtctttcatctaaaaaattaaaatatattagttcATTCCTATGTTTCTCATTCAAAATCCCATGACCATTTCTTTTGAAATATTCATGGTTAAAGATTCCTCCTAAATGGTTGTCATTCATTCATCAATGTGCTTTTACGACTAAACATTGTTTTGCGTTCCAATTAAAACTTAACTTGTCTAATTGAGAATGTGGTGTAAATTCTATTTTCTCACACATTAACATATCCCTTTTAGATTATTAAGGAAAGGGAGGTTAGATTACCCATTAACACATCTAATTTTGCTCATTCTCTATGCTCtcataaatatatcttttagaTAGCAACCTAACCCTTCTATGAATTTTTTATGCATAATTGGAGTTTTAAAGGTTCAACTTATGCAAAGTTTGCTTCAAATGAGAATTAACATCCCTAATACTAATTCCATGAAGAGGTATACTCAAAATTCCATTCCtatctttttctaatttcagcTTCAATTTAATCATTACAAGTTGTCACACAAAATACAACAGGACCTATCTTCTGGTTTTTTATTCGTAACTTAAGTTTTAGGAACTTGAATCAGGTAAGGCCAATTTCTAATGAACGTTAACATCCATATGCACAACTTTAAAGAAGAAACTTATCcaaaatttcatcctttattgATCCGAAATTCACTCATAAGTCGGGCAATAATTTCAGTTTTAGAATGCACAACTTGACCCCTCATTAGTATTTCACCCACATTTGGAGTTCCATAACTCCAAATGAACCAAATCTTGTTGCAATGAAAAGTTAACATACCTATACTTATTCACATGAAGAAAAATACTCAAATTCTTTCGGTTTCTATTCTCAAACTCAACTGCAGCATGGATATCAGAGCTGTCCAGCTGTAGTTCAATGTCTCCCttcatcaataattaattaagcaaagAAAGTCTTCCTCCACTCTTTTCTTCCATTTGGATGAACCCAAAGGCCTCTCTCCCATCCCATTATCTTCTTTaatcttaaataataatatcattttattaaacaaCTAATCTTCTAAGTGCAAAATTTATGAGTTTTTCCTCTTTCCCCcaaattttttcttaagaacCCTAAAAGacaaaatctgaaaattaaggATTTTACTTACAATTTCAGTTAGGAAGTGTTTATAGTACTTTAGTTTATGCTCTTTGGCCTCCAAAATCCTTCTTCACGTccccttcttcttttctttccttctattCCCGTTTTATTCTATCTCTTCAATCAatatcctttttcttctcttgataACACCTTAATTACTCCTTGCATGTTTCCACTCtcatctctctttgtttttcacACTTTAGGGAGGGTAAATGGTGGCATGCAAGGTTGGTTGGTTTTCTAAGAGGAGGGAAAAAGATGGGGAAAAATGTTCTTCCCTTCCAACTGTTGACGCCTCCCTTAAGAGAGGGAGGCTtctcactcttttttttaggtcctttaatttcttaaattcatGTTATAAAATCcctcttcattcttttttttttcaatttagctcttggttaatttcttactctttattttttaaaaaagtattttgacCGGGGTTTTACATGGACCATTTGGTTAAGGGTCCAACCATCCCCTTTCGTTTTTGTAGTGTGACTAGTATAAATACTTTACTCATTAAGGTATGACATCCTAATTTTGCATACAAGGGTGACATATGTTCCCCAAGCACTCTTGTATCACATTTATATGCAATTAGGATGGTCCTCGTATGTATTTTCATATACATTGcctaatatcattttaatagttttgtCATTTAGTTTCCCTAAACTTGTCATTATAACAAAACATGTGTTGGAAGCCCAAGAGTTGGCATGTGAATGAAAGTTAATGATTTGAGCCTTTTGAAATTCTAACTACTAACTATCCCTCGACCATATCTTTTATTGCTAATACACATGTTGAGGGATAATTAGGCTTAATTGTATAGTCATCAAAATATCTTTGATATGTTCGACCACGTTGGCAGGCTTATATAAAAGGCTAAAAATTATCCagcctttttattttcacaatttCCATTCACTTTCTCAAGCTCTCTTTAAACTAATTATGACGAGGTCAAACCATCATAAACCACCACTAACACAAACTCAAATCCACCTAAGAAAAAGCAACTGTAATGAAGATTTGGGCTATTTTTATGCctataaattaacatttcaaGAGGGTTTATAGTGTTCTTGTGGGTTGCTCTCATTTGTTCATTCAAAATTCATTCATCAGTCCCTAGCTTAGATATTTAAATGTCATGCTTGATTATGAAGATGAtacttagttaaaaaaaaactttcaaatagaGAAAATTAATGTCTAGTTTGTTGGGTCCATATAGAAGGTAAGAGATTACATCTTCTCTTTGCATGTTTAAATAAGggtatataaaaaatgaaaagttatgaAAGAGTAACTAAAACCACGATTGGGTTCCAAGTAAAATGAAGGATTTTGAacagcttaaaaaaacaatttttttctcaaaattcaaGGAGACTAAGACGCTCGTGAAATACCATTCAAGATTGTATTTGATAGTAATCTTGTCATTGTTTCttttacaaaaatcaatttttatttctgaaattaatacatatatatacataaaaaaaaataaaaggattgagaGAGGTTTTCCTCTTTGAATTTTGGTTCAAAAGAAgtcaaaccaaatcaaaaacTCAAAATGAGAGGTAAATACACCttttttttactcgaaaaattATCTTAGAACTCCTGTGTTTTTTAGTGAGGTagctattataatttaattgttctatgagataattataaaagaaaaaattacccCTAAAATCCTATAGTAATGGAAAATTACACTTTGtatcttgaattttatacaCACGCTAACACTTAACATCATTgtctaaaaacaattaacaaaaattatctgattttttacaaatttgctattatttttcatttaacgACTAAAATGCCCTtacattaaatattataatatttccatcaaattaaaaaaaaacacaaactagACACCACCCTCATCCTTTTCTCATCATTGGGATTTGGTCATCCAAACCCAAcaattgaataatgaaattatcaaTCCGGTGGAGATGAGATATATAATATCTCATTTAAGTCAAGCATCTAAGACATAATTGTTGCAAAAATTTGATCCAACCCAATTCTAGGGCAAGTAATCCCCTTGAAAAGTACCCTGGTTATGCTTAAAAAGTAAGGCAACTCCACCATCTTCATTCGCTTCAAAAACCTGAACCCAGATAACAAAACCAAATTGGGACATAGTTGGTCTAAGAGCTTTTTAACTAGATTTTGCTTAGATATTTTgaatatcttgttttttttctaaaaaaatccagCATATATCTATCTTTGTTAATTGCAAATATTAGTTAGTTGCTCTTATTTATGGAGATTTGAAATAGAGACAATTTCTTACTTGTCTTGCAATAACAATTCGgtgagggaaaaaaagaacaaattcacATATATCTTCTTAAATATGACatttagagagaaaataaacaaaaaagaaaaagaaacaagtaTGAAAGGCTAGAAAGAAACATTGTTCACCTTCTTCCACACCATTGTTCACATTCTTCCACATCTAAACCCTAGCCACCAAGACCACAAACCCAAAACCTAGCCATCATACCACCTCCATAACCACCTTGTTATACCTATATACGAGCCTCTCCTTATCCAAATAACCCAACATTGAACCGCTATTTCTCCTAATTTACcgtgacaaaaaataaaaataaaaaatcaaagctatTATCACTGTTTCCCCCACAGCAACAACAAACCTTAGCTTCCCCCAGTCAATAGCCATTGCCACTAAACCAAAACCAAGCATAGTAGTAGACCCATGTCCATCAGAGTCTCCGATTATAAACAAGTCAGCTAATAGGTCTTTGTCCACTGAAACTCTttgtaaagtttaattttttttaaacttgataaGTAAGTATAATTTCAACCAAATTGTAGGATGCTAAAGgtatttttctttacaaaaacaTCATATAGTTTGATCTGTTTTTATTATacttctatatttttataaattacactttacatcttagaaattatatattaataatagttTACATCCTCAAGCCAGCAcgccaaaataataataaaaaattatatttaattatttatatgattatcATTATACTTCAAAATAACATGCAAAGTTACTTCCATCTAAAGGATTAGGATTCTACATAGTTGATTTTACCACTTTAGGAATTCATGGtgtttttgacaaaataaaattggatctaaaactcttaaatttaaaaattaggaaTTGATTTTGGTACTTTATACATGATTCAAAGTAATTTTAAGGCTTGACGATGTTTTTATAAAGTATTATGGATTCATACAACATAAAATTGAAGCTTTACATTTATGTTTGGAAAATAAGAAAAGTAGAAGgaatgaaaatcaaaagaaagaaagcatagAAATGAAAATACTAGAAGATAAAATGATTTTCTTACATTTTGATTTGAAGGGGTGAAATCAGAAGCAatgaaaatggaagaaaaaagttgattttgtaaaataaaaaaaaaaaaagtactacaaaaattacaattttgtcCATTTTTTACCTTTCTACCGTTAGTATAAACACTAGGAAACATTCCTCAAACAAAGGTAAaagcaattaat is a window of Populus nigra chromosome 10, ddPopNigr1.1, whole genome shotgun sequence DNA encoding:
- the LOC133705402 gene encoding serine/threonine-protein kinase PBL27-like, with product MGGCFPCFGSSNKEGSSGGGVVKEVKKKDSAKEGSVGQSHHVGRVNSDKSKSRSGSDQKKEPSIPKDGPTANIAAQTFTFRELATATKNFKPECLLGEGGFGRVYKGRLESTGQAVAVKQLDRNGLQGNREFLVEVLMLSLLHHPNLVNLIGYCADGDQRLLVYEFMPLGSLEDHLHDLPPDKEPLDWNTRMKIAAGAAKGLEYLHDKANPPVIYRDLKSSNILLDEGFHPKLSDFGLAKLGPVGDKTHVSTRVMGTYGYCAPEYAMTGQLTLKSDVYSFGVVFLELITGRKAIDNTRAPGEHNLVAWARPLFKDRRKFPKMADPLLQGRYPMRGLYQALAVAAMCLQEQAATRPLIGDVVTALTYLASQTYDPNAASQSNRVGPSTPRNRDERRGMADGLDSPDEHGLGGRRDSPSTYKNSPDYRKRDRVKEFSTGAELGRSEAGSGSGRKWGLDDSERQDSQKDSLVSTSRARETPRNRDLDRERAVAAAKVWGENWREKKRANAMGSFDGTNE